A genomic stretch from Edaphobacter aggregans includes:
- a CDS encoding nuclear transport factor 2 family protein translates to METEQRPIQSIPDQSTQEEQIREALDRHWRASAAGDANAEHDIYADDAICDYPQSGERILGRANLQALRSHHPGKPSGFTVKRILGKGDLWVTEYTITYQGRPAYTVSIMEFRNGKIVHETQYFADPFEAPAWRSQWVQQIA, encoded by the coding sequence ATGGAAACCGAACAGCGCCCAATACAGTCGATCCCAGACCAGTCCACGCAAGAGGAACAAATACGCGAAGCCCTCGATCGGCACTGGCGCGCGTCGGCGGCCGGCGATGCGAACGCCGAACACGATATTTACGCCGACGATGCCATTTGTGATTATCCCCAGTCAGGCGAGCGAATCCTCGGGCGAGCCAATTTGCAGGCCTTGCGGAGTCATCATCCCGGCAAGCCGTCAGGTTTCACCGTCAAGCGAATTCTCGGAAAAGGCGATCTCTGGGTCACAGAATACACAATTACTTACCAAGGGCGACCAGCATACACGGTGAGCATCATGGAGTTCCGCAACGGCAAGATCGTGCACGAGACACAGTATTTCGCCGATCCCTTCGAGGCACCGGCCTGGCGGAGCCAATGGGTTCAGCAGATCGCGTGA
- a CDS encoding histidine phosphatase family protein, translating to MHKRVIAKALRPVVLFLVALTASAAQEPHKPVQPVPITGQPPATILVIRHAEKLTDGRIDLSPTGFKRADLLTSLFVPAGVRPDLPTPQVLIAAHQSAHSNRPVQTITPLAAALHLPIDSTYMSEDYAALARSLLSGKYAGKVVLIAWHHGVLPSLVTALGAQPPYAKWPDEQFDRIWRIDYGKDGKATLTDLPHNLLPGDSH from the coding sequence ATGCATAAACGAGTTATCGCAAAAGCACTCCGGCCTGTTGTTCTGTTCCTTGTCGCTCTGACGGCTTCAGCGGCGCAGGAGCCGCACAAGCCTGTTCAGCCCGTACCGATCACCGGGCAGCCTCCGGCTACGATTCTCGTCATCCGTCACGCGGAAAAACTGACTGATGGCCGAATTGACCTCTCACCCACTGGATTCAAGCGAGCCGACCTGCTCACGAGCCTCTTTGTGCCTGCCGGCGTCCGCCCTGATCTGCCCACGCCGCAGGTCCTTATCGCTGCCCATCAGAGCGCGCATTCCAACCGGCCAGTTCAGACGATCACTCCGCTGGCTGCGGCGCTTCATCTCCCAATCGACAGCACCTATATGAGTGAGGACTATGCTGCGCTTGCCCGCTCTCTGCTTAGCGGAAAGTACGCCGGCAAGGTGGTGCTCATCGCCTGGCACCATGGCGTTTTGCCTTCGCTCGTGACCGCGCTGGGAGCCCAGCCTCCCTACGCCAAGTGGCCCGACGAGCAGTTCGACCGCATCTGGCGGATCGACTATGGCAAGGATGGCAAAGCCACTCTGACAGACTTGCCCCATAACCTGCTTCCCGGCGATTCCCACTGA
- a CDS encoding Fe-S-containing protein — protein sequence MLQAFIITLREGVEASLIVGIVFAYLTKIGRVELKKTVFWALGAALAASVAVAVVLARLQFNPDIFEGWVMLAAAAFVISMIWFMHKTARTMRGSIEEKVAKYTGGERGVSKFGLFFFVFLLVLREGVETVLILSAVTLNSTELLSFTGTLLGVAVSVVFGVLFIRGSVKINIQRFFRVTTVILYFVAFQLLVSGLHELSENGVLPSSTTEMRLIGPIVRNDLFFFVTMLALAGLMMLLEYKRRAPVSLGPNATAADKRRAEWSQRREKMWMTAVVATSFVFIFLSTAEFIYAKSSTALSPTAAVTLVGSQVTLPTADINDNQLHRFGVHVDDGKGGNVEVRFLLFRKPDGNIVTVGDACRICGPVGFYIGSQGITCKMCASPLNAASMGQEGGCNPIPLKSTVSGGQVVIQAADLKTLVSVFER from the coding sequence ATGTTGCAGGCATTTATCATCACGCTCCGCGAAGGTGTCGAAGCATCGCTGATCGTCGGAATCGTGTTCGCCTACCTGACCAAGATCGGGCGGGTGGAGCTGAAGAAGACCGTCTTCTGGGCGCTGGGTGCGGCGCTGGCAGCGAGCGTGGCGGTGGCCGTGGTGCTCGCTCGGCTGCAATTCAATCCGGACATATTCGAAGGCTGGGTGATGCTTGCGGCAGCGGCGTTCGTCATCAGCATGATCTGGTTCATGCACAAGACAGCCCGCACCATGCGCGGCTCCATCGAAGAGAAGGTCGCAAAATACACAGGGGGCGAGCGCGGCGTCTCGAAATTTGGCCTGTTCTTCTTCGTCTTTCTGCTCGTTCTGCGCGAGGGCGTCGAGACCGTTCTCATCCTCTCCGCCGTAACCCTTAACTCCACCGAACTCCTCAGCTTCACCGGAACCCTCCTCGGTGTCGCCGTATCAGTCGTCTTTGGCGTGCTCTTCATCCGCGGAAGCGTAAAGATCAACATACAGCGCTTCTTCCGCGTAACGACCGTCATCCTGTACTTCGTGGCCTTCCAGTTGTTGGTCAGCGGACTGCATGAGCTAAGCGAGAACGGCGTCCTCCCCTCCAGCACCACCGAGATGCGCCTCATCGGCCCCATCGTCCGTAACGACCTCTTCTTCTTCGTCACCATGCTAGCCCTCGCCGGTCTCATGATGCTCCTTGAGTACAAGCGCCGCGCCCCCGTATCCCTCGGCCCCAACGCCACCGCCGCCGACAAGCGCCGAGCCGAGTGGTCCCAGCGCCGCGAAAAGATGTGGATGACCGCCGTCGTCGCCACCAGCTTCGTCTTCATCTTCCTCTCCACCGCTGAGTTCATCTACGCCAAAAGCTCCACCGCTCTCTCCCCCACCGCTGCCGTAACCCTCGTCGGCAGCCAGGTCACCCTCCCCACCGCCGACATCAACGACAACCAGCTTCACCGATTCGGCGTTCACGTAGACGACGGCAAGGGCGGCAACGTCGAAGTCCGCTTCCTCCTCTTCCGCAAACCCGACGGAAACATCGTCACCGTAGGCGACGCCTGCCGCATCTGCGGCCCCGTAGGCTTCTACATCGGCAGCCAGGGAATCACCTGCAAGATGTGCGCCTCCCCGCTCAACGCAGCGTCCATGGGCCAGGAGGGCGGCTGCAACCCAATCCCGCTGAAGTCGACGGTAAGCGGTGGCCAGGTAGTCATTCAGGCGGCAGACCTCAAGACACTCGTCTCAGTCTTCGAGCGATAA
- a CDS encoding ABC transporter permease has translation MFFRLLMESFRRQRRRKALAGLAILLGTTAVTAMLALALTIGDRIHNELAVYGANIIVFPTAEQLDVKIGGVDVKPASGSFLKETDLSKLKTIFWANNITGLSPELPLTINTSTAGGSPIAISALGLWFNHPFTDTLKTGAPSLHPWWKINGAWPTSNDQAVIGSALATKLNLHTGDTLALPELASHLTITGVVSTGDATENQLLLPLSAAQTFANLPNSISRVEVSARTKPEDAFARKDPDTLSPKLREVWYCRPYANSIAYQIREAIPGSQAEQVRRVEQSEGTVLARISGLMWLICAAALLAAGFAVSAAMATAILERQGEIGLMRSLGASKGAIAMLFYAETGLLAIIGGTLGYLLGSGLAAWLGARIFANEAAVTLGTILNPVLLPVVIALALVVAIAGSTPSIRTTLKMNPSEILRADA, from the coding sequence ATGTTCTTTCGATTGCTGATGGAGAGCTTCAGACGGCAGCGCCGCCGCAAGGCGCTGGCCGGCCTCGCAATCCTGCTAGGCACAACTGCCGTCACAGCAATGCTGGCCCTAGCTCTCACCATCGGCGACCGAATCCACAATGAACTAGCCGTCTACGGCGCAAACATCATAGTCTTCCCTACCGCCGAACAACTCGATGTAAAAATCGGTGGCGTGGATGTAAAACCCGCTTCAGGCTCCTTTCTCAAGGAGACCGACCTCTCCAAACTAAAGACCATCTTCTGGGCCAACAACATCACTGGCCTCTCCCCTGAACTTCCTCTCACGATTAACACCTCCACCGCTGGCGGCTCGCCCATCGCAATATCTGCGCTCGGACTCTGGTTTAACCATCCCTTTACAGACACGCTCAAGACTGGCGCACCCTCCCTGCATCCGTGGTGGAAGATCAACGGCGCATGGCCCACCTCAAACGATCAGGCAGTAATCGGCAGCGCTCTGGCAACAAAACTCAACCTGCACACCGGCGACACGCTCGCTCTACCTGAACTTGCGTCACATCTCACGATCACGGGAGTCGTCTCCACCGGCGACGCCACAGAAAATCAGTTGCTCCTCCCCCTAAGCGCCGCGCAAACCTTCGCCAATCTTCCTAACTCCATCTCTCGCGTCGAAGTAAGCGCCCGCACCAAGCCCGAAGACGCCTTCGCCCGCAAAGACCCCGACACCCTCTCTCCCAAACTCCGCGAAGTCTGGTACTGCCGACCCTACGCCAACTCCATCGCCTACCAGATCCGCGAAGCCATCCCCGGCTCCCAAGCCGAGCAAGTCCGCCGCGTCGAGCAGTCCGAAGGCACCGTCCTCGCCCGCATCAGTGGCCTCATGTGGCTCATCTGCGCAGCCGCTCTCCTCGCCGCAGGATTCGCCGTAAGCGCCGCCATGGCCACCGCAATTCTCGAACGCCAGGGCGAGATCGGCCTCATGCGCTCCCTCGGCGCAAGCAAAGGCGCAATCGCCATGCTCTTCTACGCCGAAACCGGCCTCCTCGCTATCATCGGCGGCACTCTCGGCTATCTTCTAGGCTCCGGACTAGCCGCATGGCTAGGCGCACGAATCTTCGCCAACGAAGCCGCAGTCACCCTCGGCACCATCCTGAACCCAGTCCTCCTCCCGGTAGTCATAGCCCTCGCACTAGTAGTAGCCATCGCCGGAAGCACCCCCTCCATCCGTACCACCCTAAAGATGAACCCCTCCGAAATCCTGCGAGCCGACGCGTGA
- a CDS encoding ABC transporter permease, whose amino-acid sequence MKTHLTFTTMLRRSLIHRRGRSFSALVAMTVSAAVATALLTLYADLDAKLHKEFRSFGANIVVTAPTGSKGLPEDALARIKTAAGPDAIAAEFAYAVATTDRGTSVVVAGTDFDALRRLNASWQVDAWPTAADTNAALLGQRAANFIADERAVKLTFAGKDITLRGTGRLKTGGDEDSRIYIPTSAFHAWTDVAPTVIELQIPGGAVNVESALTRLQHELPDAKVEPVRQLVEGESRIVDKTHALMYGAVLLIALTVAVSVLATLSASVLERRRDFALMKALGGSQTQLMGMFLLEALVLALAGVAVGFVIGSAAAWIISQVNFHTASQPRIGVLPLVLLLNVLIAAMAALFPVRVLRGLQPAALLKGE is encoded by the coding sequence GTGAAGACCCATCTCACCTTCACCACGATGCTGCGCCGCTCGCTCATCCACCGTCGCGGCCGAAGCTTCTCTGCGCTCGTAGCGATGACTGTCTCTGCAGCCGTAGCCACCGCCCTCCTGACCCTCTACGCCGACCTCGACGCCAAGCTCCACAAAGAGTTCCGCAGCTTCGGCGCGAACATCGTCGTCACAGCGCCCACCGGAAGCAAGGGCCTCCCCGAAGACGCTCTAGCCCGCATCAAAACTGCCGCAGGTCCTGACGCCATCGCCGCCGAGTTCGCCTACGCCGTAGCCACAACCGACCGAGGCACATCAGTCGTCGTAGCAGGCACCGACTTCGACGCCCTCCGCCGCCTCAACGCATCATGGCAAGTCGACGCATGGCCCACCGCAGCCGACACCAACGCAGCCCTCCTGGGCCAACGCGCCGCAAACTTCATAGCCGACGAGCGCGCCGTCAAGCTGACCTTCGCAGGCAAAGACATAACCCTCCGCGGAACGGGTCGCCTCAAAACGGGCGGCGACGAAGACAGCCGCATCTACATCCCAACGTCCGCCTTTCACGCCTGGACCGACGTCGCCCCCACCGTAATCGAACTCCAAATCCCAGGCGGCGCAGTCAACGTCGAATCCGCCCTGACCCGCCTGCAGCACGAACTCCCTGACGCAAAGGTCGAGCCCGTCCGCCAGCTCGTCGAAGGCGAATCCCGCATCGTCGACAAGACCCACGCCCTCATGTACGGCGCCGTCCTCCTGATCGCCCTCACCGTAGCGGTCAGCGTCCTGGCCACGCTCTCCGCCAGCGTGCTCGAACGTCGCCGCGACTTCGCCCTCATGAAGGCCCTGGGCGGCTCGCAAACGCAACTAATGGGAATGTTCCTACTCGAAGCATTAGTCCTGGCACTAGCAGGTGTAGCGGTAGGCTTCGTCATAGGATCGGCAGCCGCATGGATCATCAGCCAGGTCAACTTCCACACCGCATCGCAGCCTCGCATTGGAGTTCTTCCGCTGGTCCTGCTCCTGAACGTGCTGATCGCGGCGATGGCAGCCCTCTTCCCCGTCCGCGTCCTTCGCGGATTGCAACCCGCAGCGCTGTTGAAAGGGGAATGA
- a CDS encoding ABC transporter ATP-binding protein, with product MNLVTDNPIDLETRPDCAVIALHGVTREYVGHAGVVRALDHASFSIVAGEWVAITGPSGSGKSTLVNLIGCLDCPTEGELRIDGVDVATMSPTELDRFRADKIGFIFQQFHLIPYLSALENVMLAQYFHSMTDESEARAALERVGLGKRAEHLPSELSGGEQQRVCIARALINHPPILLADEPTGNLDAANQKIVAELLEELHSQGHTIVMVTHDPEMAALAQRKIALSHGKVFCHPVGGPVVTLRR from the coding sequence ATGAATCTAGTGACCGACAACCCAATTGACCTGGAGACCCGCCCCGACTGCGCCGTCATCGCCCTGCACGGCGTCACGCGCGAATACGTTGGCCACGCCGGCGTCGTCCGCGCCCTCGACCACGCCTCCTTCTCCATTGTCGCCGGCGAGTGGGTCGCCATCACCGGCCCCTCCGGCTCCGGCAAGAGCACCCTGGTCAATCTCATCGGCTGCCTCGACTGCCCCACCGAAGGCGAGCTCCGAATCGATGGCGTCGACGTAGCCACCATGTCCCCCACCGAGCTCGACCGCTTCCGTGCCGACAAGATCGGCTTCATCTTTCAGCAATTCCACCTCATCCCCTACCTCTCGGCGCTCGAAAACGTCATGCTGGCCCAGTACTTCCACTCCATGACCGACGAGTCCGAAGCCCGCGCCGCACTCGAGCGCGTAGGCCTAGGGAAGCGAGCCGAACACCTCCCCAGCGAGCTATCCGGTGGAGAGCAACAACGAGTCTGCATCGCCCGAGCCCTCATCAACCACCCCCCCATCCTCCTGGCCGACGAGCCCACCGGCAACCTCGACGCAGCCAACCAAAAAATCGTCGCCGAACTCCTCGAAGAGCTCCACAGCCAGGGCCACACCATCGTCATGGTCACCCATGACCCCGAGATGGCCGCCCTCGCCCAACGCAAGATCGCCCTAAGCCACGGCAAAGTCTTCTGCCACCCCGTAGGCGGCCCAGTAGTCACCCTCCGCCGCTAA
- a CDS encoding alpha-galactosidase produces MSYRTRIALAVLLFLLITCTPSILAAPPAITYDSAAKTFRLDAASVSYIFGINDRNELQSLYWGNRLAPTDRVAAAHSLPEQASFDLSQTTTPQEFAGWGSELYDEPALKITFPDGNRDLVLHYASHTIEGNTLTIVLRDISRDVFVTLRYTIDPDTGILGRSATIENRTSTPLTIEQAAAASWNLPRGTDYTMHYLSGRWAGEFHYNSRPVQPGKTVLESRRGSTGHQNNPWFAISQGTVTEQSGDVWFGALAWSGSWSITLEQDQLQQIRVTGGFNPFDFAYPLAPGQKLETPVFYGGYTNEGMGEASRIFHRFQLANILPRPSGQPLPRPRPVLYNSWEATEFNVDEPGQTALAEKAASIGVERFVMDDGWFGQRKDDHAGLGDWYVNPQKFPNGLKPLIDKVHSLNMDFGLWVEPEMVNPNSDLYRKHPDWVIHFTGRPETEGRQQLLLNLAMPEVRDYVFGFLDKLLTENDIAFLKWDYNRNWAEPGWPSAPLEQQKSLPVAYVHNLYSILAELRAKHPKVEFESCSGGGGRIDLGILRYTEEVWTSDNTDPFDRLSIQDGFTHAYTPGVMMAWVTDSPSGGPNHQVFTTAYRFLSSMQGGLGIGSNLNKWSPDDFATAKSMVAAYKSIRDTVQHGDLYRLVSAQADSNFAATESVSRDRKQAVAFAFLHTSQMGYPTPRLFLQGLDPAATYRTRIIHGTLARGTPETASGAYWMSHGLDINLRGDYDAAGIIFEQP; encoded by the coding sequence ATGTCCTATCGCACTCGCATCGCGCTGGCCGTACTGCTCTTCTTGCTGATTACCTGCACTCCATCCATCCTCGCCGCTCCCCCCGCCATCACCTACGACAGCGCCGCCAAAACCTTCCGCCTCGACGCCGCCTCCGTCTCCTACATCTTCGGCATCAACGATCGCAACGAGCTCCAATCCCTCTACTGGGGCAATCGCCTAGCTCCCACCGACCGCGTCGCCGCAGCCCACTCTCTTCCCGAGCAGGCCTCCTTCGACCTCTCCCAAACCACCACCCCGCAGGAGTTCGCAGGGTGGGGCTCCGAGCTCTACGACGAGCCTGCCCTCAAAATCACCTTCCCTGACGGCAACCGCGACCTCGTCCTCCACTACGCCTCCCACACCATCGAAGGCAACACCCTAACCATCGTCCTCCGCGACATCTCCCGCGACGTCTTCGTCACCCTCCGCTACACCATCGATCCCGACACCGGCATCCTAGGCCGCTCCGCCACCATCGAAAACCGCACCTCTACCCCCCTCACCATCGAGCAAGCCGCAGCCGCCAGTTGGAACCTTCCTCGCGGCACCGACTACACCATGCACTACCTGAGCGGCCGCTGGGCCGGCGAGTTCCACTACAACTCCCGCCCCGTCCAGCCCGGCAAAACTGTCCTCGAAAGCCGTCGCGGCTCCACCGGCCACCAGAACAACCCCTGGTTCGCAATCAGCCAGGGCACCGTCACCGAGCAGAGCGGCGACGTCTGGTTCGGCGCCCTCGCTTGGTCCGGCTCCTGGAGCATCACCCTCGAGCAAGACCAGCTCCAACAGATCCGCGTCACCGGCGGCTTCAACCCCTTCGACTTCGCCTACCCACTCGCCCCCGGCCAAAAGCTCGAAACACCAGTCTTCTACGGCGGATACACCAACGAAGGCATGGGCGAAGCCTCCCGCATCTTCCACCGATTCCAGCTTGCCAACATCCTCCCCCGTCCCTCCGGCCAGCCACTTCCCCGCCCCCGCCCCGTCCTCTACAACTCCTGGGAAGCCACCGAATTTAACGTAGACGAACCCGGCCAGACCGCCCTCGCCGAAAAAGCCGCGAGCATCGGCGTCGAGCGCTTCGTCATGGACGACGGCTGGTTCGGCCAGCGCAAAGACGACCACGCCGGCCTCGGCGACTGGTACGTCAACCCGCAAAAATTCCCCAACGGCCTCAAGCCCCTCATTGACAAAGTCCACTCCCTCAACATGGACTTCGGCCTCTGGGTCGAGCCTGAGATGGTCAACCCCAACAGCGACCTCTACCGCAAGCATCCCGACTGGGTCATCCACTTCACCGGCCGACCCGAGACCGAGGGCCGCCAACAACTCTTACTCAACCTCGCCATGCCCGAGGTTCGCGACTACGTCTTCGGCTTCCTCGACAAGCTCCTCACCGAAAACGACATCGCCTTCCTCAAGTGGGACTACAACCGCAACTGGGCCGAACCCGGCTGGCCCTCCGCCCCACTCGAGCAGCAGAAGTCGCTCCCCGTCGCCTACGTCCACAACCTCTACTCCATCCTCGCCGAGCTCCGCGCCAAGCACCCCAAGGTTGAGTTCGAGTCCTGCTCCGGCGGCGGTGGCCGCATCGACCTCGGCATCCTCCGCTATACCGAAGAGGTCTGGACCTCCGACAATACCGATCCCTTCGACCGCCTCTCCATCCAGGACGGCTTCACCCACGCCTACACCCCCGGCGTCATGATGGCCTGGGTCACCGACTCACCCTCCGGCGGCCCCAACCATCAGGTCTTCACCACCGCCTACCGCTTCCTCTCCTCTATGCAGGGAGGCCTCGGCATCGGCTCCAATCTCAACAAGTGGTCCCCCGACGACTTCGCCACAGCTAAGAGCATGGTCGCCGCCTACAAATCCATCCGCGACACCGTCCAGCACGGCGATCTCTACCGCCTCGTCTCCGCGCAGGCCGACAGCAACTTCGCCGCGACCGAATCCGTCTCCCGCGACCGCAAACAAGCCGTAGCCTTCGCCTTCCTCCACACCAGCCAGATGGGCTACCCCACCCCGCGCCTCTTCCTGCAGGGACTCGACCCCGCCGCCACCTACCGAACCCGCATCATCCACGGCACCCTAGCCCGCGGTACACCCGAAACAGCCAGCGGAGCCTACTGGATGTCCCACGGCCTCGACATCAACCTCCGAGGCGACTACGACGCCGCCGGAATCATCTTCGAGCAACCCTAA
- a CDS encoding beta-galactosidase, which yields MIPTFRRLLTTVFATSLLTATLPAQQAPATPPPLYLGTAWYPEQWPESRWEADLTLMEQAGVRFVRITEFSWSSMEPTEGHYNFDWIDHAIAAAAKHHIAVVLGTPGATPPAWLTQKYPEVLRIKQDGQRDQHGNREQFNWSSPKYLELTHDIVERMAKRYGHNPNVIGWQIDNEYANLSYGDDVKKQFQDWLKAQYKTLDNLNARWTTAYWSESYSDWSQIPIQENYGNPGLLLNWKRFVSDTWRAYQKNQLDVIRPNSDPRQFITTNMMGWFDGYDHYTVSQDLDLASWDDYVGRGHLDVYRNGAAHDLTRGFLRKNFWVMETQPGFVNWNAVNTALDKGEVRAMAWHDVGHGADAVSYWQWRSALNGQEELHGTLVGPDGTPVPLYGEALQLGKDFAKAGPALAGTSPHSQVAILHSYESRWAINWQRHNQNFDPITQILSYYKPLRDLSQSVDIVQPTAPLDSYKLVVAPGLAVLTEEAAKNLITYVQNGGHLVLGQRTAMKDGDNSLQPHRGPGPLTDILGGRVEQFYAIDDADPSAIVPVEGKWGNTTSKIWAEQLSASAPDTEVLMRYGKSNGWLDGQPAAITRKVGKGRITYIGAWMDDATLLTAAKWMTETSGVTAAFGPVPEGVDVYPREGNGKKVFILVNFAKTPQSIRLPSKMYNILDDKDLTTVTLDRYGVVILQPR from the coding sequence ATGATCCCAACGTTTCGCCGCTTACTAACCACCGTTTTTGCCACATCCCTGCTGACCGCAACACTCCCCGCCCAGCAAGCCCCCGCCACCCCACCACCCCTCTACCTCGGCACCGCCTGGTACCCCGAACAGTGGCCCGAGTCCCGCTGGGAAGCCGACCTCACCCTCATGGAGCAAGCCGGCGTCCGCTTCGTCCGCATCACCGAATTCTCCTGGTCCTCCATGGAGCCCACCGAAGGCCACTACAACTTCGACTGGATCGACCACGCCATCGCCGCCGCCGCTAAACACCACATCGCCGTAGTCCTCGGCACTCCCGGCGCAACCCCGCCCGCATGGCTCACCCAGAAGTACCCCGAAGTCCTCCGCATCAAGCAGGACGGTCAGCGAGACCAGCACGGCAACCGCGAGCAGTTCAACTGGTCCAGCCCCAAATACCTCGAACTCACCCACGACATCGTCGAGCGAATGGCCAAGCGCTACGGCCACAACCCTAACGTTATTGGCTGGCAGATCGACAACGAATACGCCAACCTCTCCTACGGCGACGACGTCAAAAAGCAGTTCCAGGACTGGCTGAAAGCCCAATACAAAACCCTCGATAACCTCAATGCCCGCTGGACCACCGCCTACTGGTCCGAGTCTTACTCTGACTGGTCCCAGATCCCCATTCAGGAGAACTACGGCAACCCCGGCCTCCTCCTCAACTGGAAGCGCTTCGTCTCCGACACCTGGCGCGCCTACCAAAAAAATCAGCTCGACGTCATCCGCCCCAACAGCGATCCACGCCAATTCATCACTACGAACATGATGGGCTGGTTCGACGGCTACGACCACTACACCGTCTCCCAGGACCTCGACCTCGCCTCATGGGATGACTACGTAGGCCGTGGCCACCTTGACGTCTATCGCAACGGCGCCGCCCATGACCTCACCCGCGGTTTCCTCCGCAAAAACTTCTGGGTCATGGAGACCCAACCTGGCTTCGTCAACTGGAACGCCGTCAACACCGCTCTCGACAAAGGCGAGGTCCGCGCGATGGCCTGGCACGACGTTGGCCACGGAGCCGACGCCGTCAGTTACTGGCAGTGGCGCTCTGCCCTCAACGGTCAGGAAGAACTTCACGGCACCCTCGTAGGCCCCGACGGCACTCCCGTCCCCCTCTATGGTGAAGCCCTGCAACTCGGCAAAGACTTCGCCAAAGCCGGTCCCGCACTGGCCGGAACCAGCCCTCACTCACAGGTCGCCATCCTCCACTCCTATGAGAGCCGCTGGGCCATCAACTGGCAGCGCCATAACCAGAACTTCGATCCCATCACCCAGATTCTCAGCTACTACAAGCCCCTCCGCGATCTCAGCCAATCCGTCGACATCGTTCAGCCAACCGCGCCCCTCGACAGTTACAAATTAGTCGTAGCCCCTGGCCTCGCCGTCCTCACCGAGGAAGCCGCCAAAAACCTCATTACCTACGTCCAGAACGGTGGCCACCTCGTCCTCGGCCAGCGCACGGCCATGAAGGACGGAGACAACAGCCTCCAACCCCATCGCGGCCCCGGCCCCCTCACCGACATCCTCGGCGGCCGCGTCGAGCAGTTCTACGCCATCGACGACGCCGACCCCAGCGCCATCGTCCCTGTCGAAGGCAAATGGGGCAACACCACTTCCAAAATCTGGGCCGAACAACTCAGCGCCAGCGCCCCTGACACTGAAGTCCTCATGCGCTACGGCAAATCCAACGGCTGGCTCGACGGCCAACCCGCCGCCATCACCCGCAAAGTAGGCAAAGGCCGCATCACCTACATCGGAGCCTGGATGGACGACGCCACCCTCCTCACCGCCGCCAAGTGGATGACCGAGACCAGCGGAGTCACCGCAGCCTTCGGCCCCGTCCCCGAAGGCGTAGACGTCTATCCCCGCGAAGGCAACGGCAAAAAGGTCTTCATCCTGGTCAACTTCGCCAAAACCCCACAATCAATCAGGCTACCCTCGAAGATGTACAACATCCTCGACGACAAAGATCTAACCACCGTCACCCTCGACCGCTACGGAGTAGTCATCCTCCAACCCCGCTAG